In Flavobacterium cerinum, one genomic interval encodes:
- the yidC gene encoding membrane protein insertase YidC, whose translation MEEKKLDTKSILGFVLIAGLMIWMMYNNIDKEKKSMAEDAEKAKIEKVEKAKEAAVNKVMADTTKADSLRVKALQSSLGAFAYSASLPSAKENLTEVTNGLLTLKIANKGGYITEATVNGYEQFNKDSKKQVELIKQNNANLNLQINTQDNRILNTKDLYFEPTVTKEGENQVVTMRLKAGANQFLEYRYVLKPKEYMMDFAIRSQGLNSVVNTSKPLEMEWQLKSFRNEKSVSYENRYTDLVYEYEDGKDNSLSATSKLDEKSVEKVTYVAFKQHFFTSILLTDTPFKTAQLKSENLVHDEKIDTVYTKNFVARLPLEFKNGELSYNMNWYYGPSDYKTLNSYNKNLDEVMPLGWGIFGWINRYVFIPVYSVLSDFMPHGIAIIIFTILVRLVMSPVTYKSYLSQAKMKVLRPEIAELNEKYGKDPMKKQQETMKLYNKAGVNPMAGCLPAVMQIPVFYALFQFFPSYFDLRQKSFLWADDLSSYDSVLHLPFYIPFYGNHVSLFPILASVAIFFYMKMTTGDQAMSTPPQEGMPDMSKIMKIMIYVSPIMMLFFFNNYASGLSLYYFISNTITIGIMLVIKNYIVNEEKIHAQIQENKTKPQKQSKFQRKMQEMMEQAEAQKNAKQNKK comes from the coding sequence ATGGAAGAAAAAAAATTAGACACAAAATCTATTTTAGGATTTGTTTTGATTGCCGGATTGATGATTTGGATGATGTACAACAACATCGACAAAGAGAAAAAATCCATGGCGGAAGATGCTGAAAAAGCTAAAATCGAAAAAGTGGAAAAAGCGAAGGAAGCAGCCGTTAATAAAGTTATGGCTGATACCACTAAAGCGGATTCCCTTCGTGTAAAAGCATTGCAAAGTTCCCTTGGCGCTTTTGCTTACAGCGCGTCTTTGCCTTCGGCTAAAGAAAACCTTACGGAAGTAACCAATGGACTTTTGACGTTAAAAATCGCCAACAAAGGGGGATATATTACAGAAGCTACCGTAAACGGATACGAACAATTCAATAAGGATTCAAAAAAGCAGGTTGAATTAATCAAGCAGAATAATGCCAACCTGAACTTACAAATCAATACCCAGGATAATCGTATTTTAAATACAAAAGACCTTTATTTTGAGCCGACAGTAACCAAAGAAGGAGAAAATCAGGTAGTAACCATGCGTTTAAAAGCAGGTGCTAACCAGTTTTTAGAATACCGTTATGTGTTGAAGCCAAAAGAATATATGATGGATTTTGCCATCCGTTCTCAAGGATTAAATTCTGTAGTTAATACATCGAAACCGTTGGAAATGGAATGGCAGTTAAAATCATTCCGTAACGAGAAAAGTGTAAGCTACGAAAATCGTTATACCGACCTGGTTTATGAATACGAAGACGGAAAAGACAATTCATTAAGCGCAACCAGTAAGTTAGATGAAAAATCGGTTGAAAAAGTGACCTATGTAGCCTTTAAACAGCACTTCTTTACATCGATATTACTTACGGATACACCGTTTAAAACAGCGCAGTTAAAATCAGAAAACCTGGTTCATGACGAGAAAATCGACACGGTTTATACTAAAAACTTTGTAGCAAGATTACCGTTAGAATTTAAAAACGGTGAATTGAGCTATAACATGAACTGGTATTACGGACCATCAGATTATAAGACCTTAAATTCATACAACAAAAACCTGGATGAAGTAATGCCTTTAGGTTGGGGAATCTTCGGTTGGATTAACCGTTATGTATTTATCCCGGTTTATAGCGTATTAAGCGACTTTATGCCTCACGGTATTGCGATTATCATCTTTACAATTCTGGTACGTTTGGTAATGTCGCCGGTAACGTATAAATCCTACTTATCGCAGGCAAAAATGAAAGTGTTGCGTCCGGAAATTGCCGAATTAAATGAAAAATACGGTAAAGATCCGATGAAAAAGCAACAGGAAACCATGAAACTGTACAACAAAGCAGGTGTAAACCCTATGGCAGGATGTTTGCCCGCCGTTATGCAGATTCCGGTCTTCTATGCCCTCTTCCAGTTCTTCCCGTCTTATTTTGATTTAAGACAGAAAAGCTTCCTTTGGGCGGATGACTTATCATCGTATGACTCGGTTTTACATTTACCGTTCTATATTCCTTTCTACGGAAACCACGTGAGTTTATTCCCGATTTTAGCTTCGGTTGCTATTTTCTTCTATATGAAAATGACTACCGGTGATCAGGCAATGAGTACACCGCCACAGGAAGGTATGCCGGATATGAGCAAAATCATGAAAATTATGATTTATGTTTCACCTATCATGATGTTGTTCTTCTTTAATAACTATGCTTCCGGATTGAGTTTGTATTACTTTATTTCGAATACAATTACAATTGGTATCATGTTAGTGATCAAGAACTATATTGTAAACGAAGAAAAAATTCATGCTCAGATTCAGGAGAATAAGACAAAACCGCAGAAGCAGAGTAAGTTTCAACGGAAAATGCAGGAAATGATGGAGCAAGCTGAGGCACAGAAAAATGCCAAGCAAAACAAAAAATAA
- a CDS encoding toxin-antitoxin system YwqK family antitoxin, translating into MKTKLLALFTILSTVAFAQETNKTDDKGQRHGLWKGSYEDTKYPRYEGTFDHGKETGVFKYFDNTVANPVIATRDFTAKDGSCYTIFFDQKGNKVSEGKVINREHEGEWKYYHKEGKGIMTLEYYTQGKLNGTRKAFYPNGKVAEEIQYVNGVKQGLYKKYSDKGVAIEETNYVNDQFDGPSVYRNAANEVITRGQFKNGKKSGIWKFYEKNKLVKEVNSKKVNDVTFKIYTDSDGKKKPTELKSKTN; encoded by the coding sequence ATGAAAACAAAACTTTTAGCATTATTTACAATATTAAGTACGGTTGCTTTTGCACAGGAAACCAATAAAACGGATGATAAAGGACAACGTCACGGCCTTTGGAAAGGAAGTTATGAAGATACCAAATACCCGCGTTATGAAGGAACGTTTGATCATGGAAAAGAAACCGGGGTCTTTAAATATTTTGATAATACAGTGGCTAATCCGGTAATTGCAACCAGAGATTTTACGGCCAAAGACGGTTCTTGCTATACGATTTTCTTTGACCAGAAAGGGAATAAAGTTAGCGAGGGTAAAGTGATCAACAGAGAGCATGAAGGCGAGTGGAAATATTACCACAAAGAAGGAAAAGGAATAATGACGTTGGAATATTACACGCAAGGAAAATTAAACGGGACACGTAAAGCGTTTTATCCGAACGGAAAAGTAGCCGAAGAAATACAATATGTAAACGGAGTAAAACAAGGACTTTATAAAAAATATTCGGATAAAGGAGTAGCGATTGAAGAGACCAATTATGTAAATGATCAGTTTGACGGACCGTCTGTTTACCGTAATGCGGCTAATGAAGTAATCACAAGAGGACAATTTAAAAACGGTAAAAAATCCGGTATCTGGAAATTTTACGAAAAGAATAAGTTGGTTAAAGAAGTCAATTCCAAAAAAGTAAACGATGTGACCTTTAAAATTTACACGGATTCCGACGGAAAGAAGAAACCAACAGAATTAAAAAGTAAAACAAATTAA
- the mnmA gene encoding tRNA 2-thiouridine(34) synthase MnmA: protein MKRVVVGLSGGVDSSVAAYLLQEQGYEVIGLFMKNWHDDSVTISNECPWLEDSNDALLVAEKLGIPFQTVDLSEQYKERIVDYMFNEYEKGRTPNPDVLCNREIKFDVFMKIALSLGADYVATGHYCRKGTLEKDGKEVYQLLAGVDGNKDQSYFLCQLSQEQLAKSLFPIGELTKPEVREIAAKMELVTAEKKDSQGLCFIGKVRLPEFLQQQLQPKEGLIFEVTADNPIYNPEKPTFNSLEEELTYEAKNIAYTPEMGKVVGKHQGAHYFTIGQRKGLNVGGTKEPLFIIATDVTTNTIYTGQGHDHPGLFKKALFIQQPEVHWIREDLALKNGEKMEVMARIRYRQPLQKATLYQFENGMYVRFDEPQSAITEGQFVSWHIGEELVGSGVIS, encoded by the coding sequence ATGAAACGAGTAGTCGTAGGACTTTCCGGTGGAGTAGATTCGAGTGTGGCAGCCTATCTTTTACAAGAACAAGGCTATGAGGTGATCGGTCTTTTTATGAAAAACTGGCATGATGACTCGGTAACGATATCGAACGAATGTCCGTGGCTGGAAGACAGCAATGATGCGTTATTAGTAGCCGAGAAACTGGGAATTCCTTTCCAGACGGTCGATTTAAGCGAACAATATAAAGAACGTATTGTAGACTATATGTTTAACGAATACGAAAAGGGGAGAACTCCAAATCCGGATGTGCTTTGTAACCGCGAAATCAAGTTTGATGTCTTTATGAAAATAGCATTAAGTCTTGGCGCCGATTACGTGGCTACCGGCCACTATTGCCGTAAAGGAACCCTCGAAAAAGACGGAAAAGAAGTTTATCAGTTGCTTGCCGGTGTTGACGGAAATAAGGATCAATCGTATTTCTTATGTCAGTTATCACAGGAACAATTAGCTAAATCTTTATTTCCTATCGGTGAGTTAACCAAACCGGAAGTAAGGGAAATTGCCGCCAAAATGGAACTGGTTACAGCAGAAAAGAAAGATTCACAAGGACTTTGCTTTATCGGAAAAGTACGTTTGCCGGAATTTCTGCAACAACAATTACAACCGAAAGAAGGCTTGATTTTTGAAGTCACAGCTGATAATCCGATCTATAATCCGGAAAAACCGACTTTTAATTCTTTGGAAGAAGAGCTGACTTACGAAGCTAAAAATATAGCCTATACACCGGAAATGGGTAAAGTGGTTGGAAAACATCAGGGAGCACATTATTTTACAATCGGTCAGCGAAAAGGATTAAACGTAGGCGGAACTAAAGAACCCTTGTTTATTATAGCAACGGATGTAACGACCAATACCATATATACCGGTCAGGGACACGATCATCCGGGACTGTTTAAAAAAGCATTGTTTATTCAGCAACCGGAAGTACACTGGATTCGTGAAGATCTGGCTTTAAAGAACGGTGAAAAAATGGAAGTAATGGCGCGTATTCGCTATCGTCAGCCTTTACAAAAAGCAACATTATACCAATTTGAAAACGGAATGTATGTTCGTTTCGACGAACCGCAATCGGCTATAACTGAGGGACAATTTGTTTCCTGGCATATTGGAGAAGAATTAGTAGGTTCGGGAGTAATTTCTTAA
- a CDS encoding S8 family serine peptidase: MKKRFTLVFLLICTIAFSQEDAWVYFNDKPNAQTSLNNPLSILSQRALDRRAAQGIPLDLQDAPIHQPYIDQITAAPGITVMAKSKWLNALHIRGTQQAINTLTALPFVTRVDFANKSLNTGKMAVTATSGLFQKTYTIQADFPYGQSATQIQMLNGHLLHQQDYTGTGKIIAVFDAGFPGVNTTTPFERIRNNNQIKGGYNFVNRSDNFYTGYQHGTQVLSNMAAYVENQLVGTAPDASYYLFVTEDYNTENPLEESLWVEAAELADSLGVDVINSSLGYSQFTNTAYNYTYQDMNGHTTFVTRGATVAFTRGMIVVCSAGNEGAKPWKYITAPADSPNVLTIGSVSATEVRSSFSSQGPTSDGRIKPDVMAMGAGSVVTTETGELGFNSGTSFSSPTLAGLVACLWQALPNKTNAEIVQLIKESADRYTNPDDFYGYGIPDFQLAVTNALSTKSFEKNGFTLYPNPVGAALTIAATQQNEATLVLYNGLGQEVMRKSINGLQETAVSMENLKTGVYLYTILSGEATFSGKIIKK, from the coding sequence ATGAAAAAACGATTTACACTAGTATTCCTTTTAATCTGTACAATAGCATTCTCACAAGAAGACGCATGGGTTTATTTTAATGATAAACCCAATGCGCAAACTTCACTAAATAATCCGCTGTCTATTCTTTCTCAACGCGCTTTAGACCGAAGAGCAGCACAAGGAATTCCGTTGGATTTGCAAGATGCACCGATCCATCAGCCCTATATTGATCAGATAACTGCGGCACCGGGTATTACGGTAATGGCAAAATCTAAATGGTTAAATGCGCTTCATATCAGAGGTACACAACAGGCAATTAATACGCTTACTGCTTTGCCTTTTGTAACACGTGTTGACTTTGCTAATAAATCGTTGAATACCGGAAAAATGGCTGTAACTGCAACATCCGGCTTATTCCAGAAAACGTATACGATTCAGGCTGATTTTCCTTATGGACAATCGGCAACTCAGATTCAAATGTTAAACGGACATTTGTTACATCAGCAAGACTATACCGGAACAGGAAAAATTATTGCGGTGTTCGATGCCGGTTTCCCGGGTGTAAATACTACAACACCGTTTGAAAGAATACGAAATAATAATCAAATCAAAGGCGGCTATAATTTTGTAAACCGAAGTGATAATTTTTATACCGGTTATCAACACGGAACTCAGGTGTTATCTAATATGGCAGCATATGTTGAAAACCAGTTGGTCGGAACAGCACCGGATGCATCCTATTACTTATTTGTAACGGAAGATTACAATACGGAAAACCCGTTGGAAGAAAGTTTATGGGTCGAAGCAGCGGAACTGGCAGACAGTTTAGGTGTTGATGTGATCAATTCATCCCTCGGTTACAGTCAGTTCACAAATACAGCGTATAATTATACGTATCAGGACATGAACGGCCATACTACTTTTGTAACACGTGGTGCTACGGTTGCCTTTACAAGAGGAATGATCGTAGTTTGTTCAGCCGGAAATGAAGGCGCAAAACCCTGGAAATATATTACAGCACCGGCTGATTCTCCGAATGTATTAACGATCGGTTCGGTTAGTGCAACTGAAGTGCGATCCTCGTTTAGTTCACAAGGACCTACATCTGATGGCCGAATAAAACCGGATGTAATGGCAATGGGAGCCGGATCAGTAGTAACAACGGAAACCGGAGAGTTAGGATTTAATAGCGGGACCTCATTTTCATCGCCTACATTAGCCGGACTGGTTGCGTGTTTATGGCAGGCTTTACCGAATAAAACCAATGCTGAAATTGTTCAGTTAATTAAAGAATCAGCTGATCGTTATACCAATCCGGATGATTTTTATGGTTATGGTATTCCGGATTTTCAGTTAGCTGTTACAAATGCCCTTTCTACTAAATCTTTCGAAAAAAACGGATTTACATTATATCCGAACCCGGTTGGTGCAGCGTTAACAATTGCTGCTACACAACAAAACGAAGCGACTTTGGTACTTTATAACGGATTAGGACAGGAGGTAATGCGGAAATCAATTAACGGTTTACAGGAAACCGCTGTATCGATGGAAAATCTGAAAACAGGTGTGTATTTGTATACAATCTTATCCGGTGAAGCAACTTTTTCCGGTAAAATCATCAAAAAATAA
- a CDS encoding S8 family serine peptidase, translating into MMKRFFTLLLVLTQGIVFSQEDAWVYFKDKPDSQHFLNNPLLMLSQRALNRRIAQNIALEDRDVPVYQPYVKQITDRIGITVMAKSKWLNALHIRGAEMSIKELSQLTCVERIDFANKSLNTDGGIVSAHKDNNKAVFTKLAAVQSDFQSQELTDTQIQMLNGHLLHQEGYTGNGKMIAVTDSGFVGVDTDDPFKRIRDNNKIKGSYNFVTRSENVYGVSDHGTMVLSTMAAHIENRFNGTAPDASYYLFTTEIKDVKNPIEESLWVEAAEKSDSLGVDIINASLGHYKFDNPAYDYTDQNMDGKTTFISRGAEMATKTGMIVVASAGDLGNSEWKFITAPADVAGVLSVGAVNSIKQRLNFSSYGPTSDGRLKPDVMALGFGVQVINGTEATDSKNGTSFSAPTVAGLIACLWQALPGKTNKEIVALVKESADRYQNPNNFYGYGIPDFYKAIEEQVLATHTYTLNEFKLYPNPTDALITIRTSGNKNTVFLLYNNVGQEIIRQQLTGLEETTVSMENLESGLYLYTIVSDERTFSGKIIKK; encoded by the coding sequence ATGATGAAAAGATTTTTTACGTTATTATTGGTTTTGACACAAGGAATAGTATTCTCACAGGAAGATGCCTGGGTGTATTTTAAAGATAAACCGGATTCCCAACATTTTTTAAACAATCCTTTGTTGATGTTATCGCAAAGAGCGTTAAACAGAAGAATAGCGCAGAATATAGCCCTTGAAGATCGTGATGTTCCGGTTTACCAACCCTATGTAAAACAAATTACGGACAGAATTGGGATTACTGTAATGGCAAAATCCAAATGGCTGAATGCATTACACATCAGAGGTGCTGAAATGAGTATTAAAGAATTGAGCCAGTTAACATGTGTTGAACGTATTGATTTTGCAAATAAAAGCTTAAATACAGATGGTGGAATTGTATCCGCTCACAAAGACAATAATAAAGCGGTATTTACTAAATTAGCAGCCGTACAATCCGATTTTCAGAGTCAGGAATTAACAGATACTCAAATACAAATGTTAAACGGACATTTGTTGCATCAGGAAGGATATACAGGTAATGGAAAAATGATTGCAGTTACTGATTCCGGATTTGTTGGTGTTGATACCGATGACCCGTTTAAAAGGATACGGGATAACAATAAAATTAAAGGGAGTTATAACTTTGTGACCCGAAGTGAAAATGTTTATGGAGTATCCGATCATGGAACAATGGTGTTGTCTACAATGGCTGCCCATATAGAAAATAGATTTAACGGTACTGCTCCGGATGCGTCTTACTATTTGTTTACTACAGAAATTAAAGATGTTAAAAATCCGATTGAAGAAAGTCTTTGGGTAGAAGCTGCTGAAAAATCCGATAGTTTAGGAGTCGATATAATTAATGCTTCTCTGGGACATTATAAATTTGATAATCCGGCTTATGATTATACCGATCAGAATATGGATGGTAAAACGACCTTTATTTCACGTGGTGCGGAGATGGCAACCAAAACAGGAATGATTGTAGTCGCATCTGCGGGAGATTTAGGAAATTCAGAATGGAAATTTATCACAGCTCCGGCTGATGTTGCCGGTGTATTGTCTGTTGGAGCCGTTAATTCGATAAAACAAAGGTTGAATTTTAGCTCGTATGGACCAACTTCAGACGGAAGATTAAAACCGGATGTAATGGCATTGGGCTTTGGAGTTCAGGTAATAAACGGTACTGAAGCTACAGATAGTAAAAACGGCACTTCTTTTTCAGCTCCGACTGTGGCTGGTTTGATCGCTTGTTTATGGCAAGCATTACCCGGCAAAACAAATAAAGAGATTGTTGCGCTTGTAAAAGAGTCGGCAGATCGTTATCAGAATCCGAATAATTTTTATGGATATGGTATTCCGGATTTTTATAAAGCTATAGAGGAACAAGTACTGGCAACCCATACGTATACGCTAAACGAATTTAAATTATATCCGAATCCTACTGATGCTCTAATTACGATTAGAACGTCGGGAAATAAGAATACTGTTTTCCTGTTATATAATAATGTGGGACAGGAAATAATTCGACAACAGCTCACCGGATTAGAAGAAACAACAGTTTCAATGGAAAATCTGGAATCAGGACTTTATCTGTATACGATTGTTTCTGATGAAAGAACTTTTTCCGGTAAGATTATTAAAAAATAA
- a CDS encoding NAD(P)H-dependent flavin oxidoreductase, whose product MNRITELFNIQYPIVQGGMIWNSGYKLASAVSNAGGLGLIGAGSMYPEVLREHIQKCKKATDKPFGVNVPMLYPNIEEIMDIIVAEGVKIVFTSAGNPKTWTAFLKEKGITVVHVVSSSKFALKAQEAGVDAIVAEGFEAGGHNGREETTTLTLIPMVREQITIPLIAAGGIATGRGMLAAMVLGADGVQMGSRFAASEESSSHDNFKQTILKVKEGDTQLTLKELAPVRLIKNKFYEEVQTLYTQCPTPEELKALLGRARAKRGMFEGDLEDGELEIGQIAGLIHDIKPVSEIVTNVIEEFEAVKKQVATL is encoded by the coding sequence ATGAACAGAATAACAGAACTTTTTAATATCCAGTATCCGATTGTTCAAGGTGGAATGATCTGGAACAGCGGATATAAATTAGCCAGTGCCGTTAGTAATGCCGGCGGACTTGGATTAATCGGAGCCGGATCAATGTATCCTGAAGTATTGCGGGAACACATTCAGAAATGTAAAAAAGCAACTGATAAACCTTTTGGTGTAAATGTTCCGATGCTATATCCGAACATTGAAGAGATTATGGATATAATCGTAGCGGAAGGTGTAAAAATTGTTTTTACGTCAGCCGGAAATCCGAAAACCTGGACCGCTTTTTTAAAAGAAAAAGGAATTACGGTGGTTCACGTTGTGAGTAGCTCCAAATTTGCTTTAAAGGCACAGGAAGCAGGTGTTGATGCTATTGTAGCAGAAGGCTTTGAAGCCGGAGGTCATAACGGTAGAGAAGAAACGACGACCCTAACATTGATTCCGATGGTTAGAGAGCAAATTACGATTCCGTTAATCGCTGCCGGTGGAATTGCTACCGGAAGAGGAATGCTGGCTGCTATGGTTTTAGGAGCGGATGGTGTACAAATGGGATCTCGTTTTGCAGCATCGGAAGAAAGTTCTTCTCACGATAACTTTAAACAGACAATACTAAAAGTAAAAGAAGGGGATACCCAATTAACATTAAAAGAACTGGCACCGGTTCGATTAATTAAAAATAAATTTTACGAAGAAGTACAGACTTTATATACGCAATGTCCTACTCCGGAAGAACTAAAAGCATTATTAGGAAGAGCCCGTGCCAAACGAGGTATGTTTGAAGGTGATCTGGAAGACGGTGAACTGGAAATCGGACAAATTGCCGGACTGATTCACGATATAAAACCGGTTTCGGAAATTGTCACCAATGTGATAGAAGAGTTTGAAGCAGTAAAAAAACAAGTTGCAACATTATAA
- a CDS encoding Crp/Fnr family transcriptional regulator: MGKCEQCIVREFSSLKALNKEELLKIAGCKTSYTIKKGEPIFEEGEITNGIYCVKDGVCKLSKLSQNGKDQIVKLVKPGELLGQRSMISDEPANLSAIALEDMQVCFIPKSEILAFFNNNNQFSMNVMKTICGDLKEADDHMVSMAQKSVKERLAETLLYLHDTFGVNPDETLKIQLSREELSSIIGTATESCIRLLSDFNKSGLITLTGKKISLKDKNQLRKMAE; this comes from the coding sequence ATGGGTAAATGTGAACAATGTATCGTTAGAGAATTCAGCTCTCTTAAGGCCTTGAATAAAGAGGAATTGCTTAAGATTGCTGGTTGTAAGACTTCATACACCATTAAAAAAGGAGAACCTATTTTTGAGGAAGGCGAAATTACCAATGGTATTTATTGCGTAAAAGATGGTGTTTGTAAATTATCCAAACTGAGCCAAAACGGTAAAGATCAGATTGTAAAACTGGTAAAACCCGGAGAACTTTTAGGTCAGCGTTCGATGATTAGTGACGAACCGGCTAACTTAAGTGCTATTGCTTTGGAAGATATGCAGGTTTGTTTTATTCCGAAAAGTGAAATTCTTGCTTTTTTCAACAATAACAATCAGTTTTCAATGAATGTTATGAAAACGATTTGCGGTGATTTAAAAGAAGCTGATGATCATATGGTTTCGATGGCACAGAAAAGCGTTAAAGAGCGTTTAGCTGAAACTTTATTATATCTTCACGATACCTTTGGCGTTAATCCCGACGAAACATTAAAAATTCAACTATCCCGTGAAGAATTGAGTAGTATTATCGGTACGGCAACCGAAAGTTGCATTCGATTATTATCCGATTTTAATAAGAGTGGTCTGATTACCTTAACCGGAAAAAAAATAAGTCTGAAAGATAAAAATCAACTGCGAAAGATGGCAGAATAA